Proteins encoded by one window of Candidatus Eisenbacteria bacterium:
- a CDS encoding polyprenyl synthetase family protein: MGTSGIVPQVLDEYGRVTRAVLQRYLAPRPPDRHLYDLVADYPRRGGRMLRSSLCIATARVFGATVDDAVHSAAALELLHNAFLVHDDVEDESEERRGRPTLHALHGVPVAVNVGDALALLGLRALMDNRAALGPRVTMRVLEEAERMARESIEGQAIELGWRRDNATDLAENDYLGMVLKKTCWYTTIYPSRIGALIGTRSERDLDRFIRFGFFLGAAFQIQDDLLNLVGDARRYGKELGGDVAEGKRTIMLIHLLREASPTDRARIRTFLARPRMRRRKSEVAWLRDRMESYGSFEHARGIAHALAGAARHEFEALYAGVPASRDRQFIAALPEWVLARN, encoded by the coding sequence ATGGGGACCTCCGGAATCGTCCCGCAGGTGCTCGACGAGTACGGCCGCGTGACGCGTGCCGTCCTCCAGCGCTACCTGGCCCCGCGTCCTCCCGACCGGCATCTCTACGATCTCGTCGCCGACTACCCGCGGCGCGGGGGCCGCATGCTGCGCTCGAGCCTCTGCATTGCGACGGCGCGCGTCTTCGGCGCGACGGTCGACGACGCCGTCCACTCGGCCGCCGCGCTCGAGCTGCTGCACAACGCCTTCCTCGTGCACGACGACGTCGAGGACGAGAGCGAGGAGCGGCGCGGCCGACCGACGCTCCACGCCCTCCACGGCGTCCCGGTCGCGGTGAACGTCGGAGACGCGCTGGCGCTGCTCGGCCTGCGCGCGCTCATGGACAACCGCGCCGCGCTCGGGCCTCGGGTGACGATGCGCGTGCTCGAGGAGGCCGAGCGCATGGCGCGCGAGTCGATCGAGGGACAGGCGATCGAGCTCGGCTGGCGGCGCGACAACGCGACGGACCTCGCCGAGAACGACTACCTCGGCATGGTGCTGAAGAAGACCTGCTGGTACACGACGATCTACCCGAGTCGCATCGGAGCGCTCATCGGCACGCGCAGCGAGCGCGACCTCGACCGCTTCATCCGCTTCGGGTTCTTCCTCGGCGCCGCGTTCCAGATCCAGGACGACCTGTTGAACCTCGTCGGCGATGCGCGTCGCTACGGGAAGGAGCTCGGTGGCGACGTCGCCGAGGGCAAGCGCACGATCATGCTGATCCACCTGCTGCGCGAGGCATCGCCCACCGACCGCGCCCGGATTCGGACCTTCCTCGCTCGGCCGCGCATGCGGCGAAGGAAATCCGAGGTCGCGTGGCTCCGCGATCGAATGGAATCCTACGGATCGTTCGAGCACGCGCGCGGAATCGCGCACGCGCTCGCAGGCGCTGCACGGCACGAGTTCGAGGCGCTCTACGCGGGCGTTCCCGCCTCGCGCGACCGGCAGTTCATCGCCGCGCTGCCGGAGTGGGTACTGGCGAGGAACTGA